The nucleotide sequence GCACTCCCTTCTCCctactcctccctcctcctcgttttccctccctccctcttgcTCCTCCCTGATAGCTTTTACCGCTCTGCTGATTTCACAAATAGGCCTCATTGATTGAATCTGATTCTTGTGGATAGAGCAGCTTTATTGAGTGGCTTTTTCGCTGATGGAcaggagcgtgtgtgtgtgtttgttgcgtgcatgcatgcgtgcatgTTAGAGGTGATAAAGGAAAACTTCCTTTCCTCATCCCTCTCGTTCTATAATCCAGCAGCTATTCCTCTCCCGGGAATTCCAGCAGCCAGAtcattacagacacacacacacagcatgcttACACACACGGCCAGAGCGATCGCTGCATCTGAGTGAATGTTTTATTATGGGTGGAGCATGCTGACTGAGGAGTCTGTTAATTGTGGAGAcaccttgagcaaggcaacatTAAACTGCCCTCCCTGGCGCTGTTCATCAAACATTCATCTAAGCTGTGCTGCTGCGGTAGAAAGCTGGCCCAGTACACCCAAGGCTGCACGATTATAGTCGATCCAGCTCCACTCCAGTGGTGTCACCAGCGTTATCTGTGGTTTTTGCAGCTcctgtctgcagccattttggATCTGCCATCTTACTTGTTGTGTGGCTCAAATCAGGGTTGCCAATGCTTCCCAAACATCCACATTACAGAGGacaaaagcagagaaaaatatGGAAATGTTGCAGTAGGGGATTCGTATTTTGATGGGGGAAAATGATCTTGTTTCAGATGTAAAACAGAAATGATCTGTTGGGGTTTCGACGCTTTAGCTAACAAACTGTGTTAGCGAGAAGATGGAGCTATATCAGCAGCACTCCACTGGGGAtacacacatttcacacacagcAGTGCACACCTCATCCTAACAGCAGCATCTGTGCTCTTCCCCTCTCGCTGCCCTCTattttgtctctctcctctcaacAGGCAGTGTGCCACCTATGCAGAGTTGGATGGATGGTGGCACCCTCTTAGCCCGCGCCCATTTAACCCTCGCAACCACACAGATCCATCATCATccgacacacacaaatatacataaGCTGCCGTTAACACTTGTATCCCAGCGTGTGTTTGTCCTGAGCTGCAGCCAGCTGCTTAGCTGCCACCCCCCCCTACTCCTTCTTGTCTTAAACAACCCCCCAAATGTGCTCATTATTTTGTCTGATATTTAAAAGGTTAGGCTTGTCAAGGTATTTAAGTGTTGccacaaagacacagaggatCTGTGCTTCTCCAGGTCGCACTTATACTGCTGGGATTCAACTTCCTCATGAGAGCCACCGCCGCTTGATTTGAGACAAAAGACTTGTGTGCCAAGTCCTTGTTGGGAGACAGCGGGCCTGTGCATTAGGGAAAGCTTGTGACAAGTATGGTTACAGCAGAGTGGATAGTGTTTATACAGCTCTCCATACAGTGACTATAAAGTCAGAGACAATTGTTTGCTTTATTGTTGTCACAGATGTGTGGAGCTTTGAAAGCGTAACACATTCGGCCCTCTCCATGATTGGCATCTGGTGAAgttcttgttttgtctctttccttCCCTCATTGCTCTATTTTGTCTCGCAAGTCGGCTTGGCCCACATCCAAAGAACCACTGACAGAGGATTTCGGGAGGCACACGCacaaaagaaaggagaaaacagctgtttggaTCCGAGAGAAGTGTAGCAGACTtgttctttttgcttttttattttttattatgagGTTAAAGAGGTCAAAGTCTGATTTAATTTGTGATGTAAATAATACAGAAGAGGAAGTAACAGAGATAACAATAAGATGGTGATAATGTTTACTTTGCACTCTTAGGTGTGATCGTCAGCTATTTTAGGGTTTGTTCATTCATGTGTTCAAGTGTTTACATAGCGATCGCAGCATCTAATTAGTAGTGATTTTGTCTGTCCATTGAAGAGGGTTTACTTGCAGATATTAGCCGTGCTAGCCATTGACCTGGGCCATGTTCAATTAGCCTAATCTGGTTATCATTGTTGACACCGCTTGACATGTTGGCCTTTTTTCACCTCCAGAGCTGTTAGCAAAGAGAAATACAGGGCTTGGCAAATATTTCAGAGCaatgtgtgcgtgggtgtgtgtatgttatgGCTTGTGTTATGACAcattagtaatgaataactataggcccatttcaaacctcccaattttaagtaaaataattgaaaaagctgtctttcaacagctgaacaattacttaataacaaatggctgttttgatgctttccaatcaggatttcgaccacatcacagcactgagacggccctcgttaaggtcttcaacgacattcattcaaacacagacagcggaaaaatctcagtctgcgtttgacacagtcgaccataatatactactggaccgactggaaaactgggttggactctctggtacaacactaaagtggtttaaatcttatctaaatgagagagattactttgtgtctattggtgactacacatctgaacggatgaaaatgacaagcggagtaccccagggctccattctggggcctctactattcaacatttacatgctccctctagctcaaataatggaaaacaatgaaatttgctaccatagttatgcagatgacacacaaatttacataaccatatcaccaggggactataatcccatacataccctgagtagatgcattgaacaaatcaatgattggatgtgtcagagttttcttcagttaaacaaagataagactgaaataattgtttttggatccaaggaagaacgacttaaagtctctgctcagcttcagtctgtaatgttgaaaactacagaccaagtcagaaaccttggtgtgactgtggactcagacatgaatttcagcagccatattaagacagttacaaagtcagcctactatcaccttaagaatatatccaggataagagggcttatgtctcggcaggatttggagaaacttgttcacgcatttatcttcagcagacttgactactgtaatggtgtccttacaggactccctaaaaactccatcagacagctgcagctgattcagaacgctgctgctcgagtcctaacaagaaccaaaaaagtagatcacatcactccagttcttagatctttacactggcttcctgtctatcaaagaatagatttcaaagtcctgttgttggtttataaagcattgaatggtttcgggccaaaatacatttctgatctgctgccgcgttatgaaccatccagacctctgagatcgtcaggtaccggtctgctttcagtccccagagtcagaagtaaacatggagaagcagctttcagttactatgcgccacatatttggaacaaactccctgaaaattgcaggtctgctccaacactcacctcttttaaatcaagacttaaaacatttctttttgccactgcttttaactgaagtctttgaactgcattattactctgagttttttttttttttttttttttttcataatgcaatttttaatgttttttaaatgaaatgtttgtcttttaatgtaatttgtgtgtgcctgtaaagcactttgagttgccttgtgtctgaattgtgctatacaaataaacttgccttgccttgccttttaTAGTTTATGATTTAGTTTAATTTAAGGTTCACCTTTGtacattaatgttattatgaaGGAAATTAACAATGGATTGTAATCATTTGTAACGTTTGTTCGTGGTTGGTTGGATTGTCAacagaattacacaaaaactagaCGATGGATTTCCACAGAATTTGGATGGAGCATGGGTCTCGGCTCAGAATTGACCCCATTAACTGCAGATCAAGGAAatatttttctcactttgtttaaCATTTATGATCAAGCCTTTTGGTCCTTCaagctctactgagtgccactcTAGTTCAGCTCTGTGATGCACAtcattaaaatttaaaatggTATAATACTTGGATCGTGTCTGTTGCATCAGTAGTGTTTGCTTTCCTTgccttttgtctgtctttgcAGGGAAAAATGATGTAGCTGGGAAAAATTGgtgtcattttctttgcttCAAGACTTCCccattaaaagaaaagagagcaTAGTGGAGGTAGCCAAGGAGAGAAAGTAGTAGGGAGAATTTCCTTGCTTCGTTAATTGGCAGCTCTGTGGTACACTAAACAttacacaggcacacacacacacacacacacacacacacacagctgaatacTGTGACTGCTCTGAAGCCACTGCCTTATATTTAGTCAAGGGAGACCAGCCTCTGTCACTTTTTCTCTTGCTTAACCTCgctcctttctcttcctctctctgtggctGTGTTGAAGAGGAGTCTCAGGGGAGGGCTTAACTCTGAGCCctcgttcttttttttcttcttccctttctttctctcttcccttcCACATCTTTCTTTCCTTATCGTCCCTTGGATAGAGCGGCAGACTGTTGTTAAACTTAGTCCAGGAGACAGACTCCACGCAGAGATAGAATAGAGAAACGGAGGAGGTTCGATGTCTGCCTTCTTGCTTTTATCACTGCCGCCACTAACGGGCTGGTCTGCTGCAATCTGTGATGCGTTTACGTGCAGATGCAGAATGTAGGTGCATAAGCCAACGCTCTCTGGCGTAAACAATTTCCGCTTTTAGCAGCAAAAAGCTTGAAATCGATGGTTCACTTAAGGTGGATTTGAGGTCAGCGAGACTTCACATGCCTGTCTTTGCACCCTTCATCTTGGAGAGTAAATCACGTAAGGCGCTGCTTAAATTATGATGTACAACCTGGAAAATCACAGGGGCTCTTGTGTTGTCATGGTTATTGAGTGTTCGGTAGCTTCAGGGGAAATGGAGTTttgggggtggaggtggaggaggggttGCAGAAAGGAAAGGGGGAGTTGGTGGATGGGTGTGAGTGGGAGGAGGGGTGCTATCTTAATTGCTTTCCGTGAATAATTTCAGTCCCCTAATTTGGCGATAATGACAGCGGCTGCggcttttgtatttatttatccaaaCATTAATTGACAGGACTGACATTAGCTAGGGCGGTTATTGCGCATTTGATTGCGCACAAGGGAGCAAAGAAAATTACAGTAATTATCATTCTGATATGGATTATGAATATGCATTCCCACACTTAATGTCTCTGTCAGCATTTTGGTAACAACAAGGCACTCTGCCATGACAACAGCACTTTAGCCTATCGCCATCTCTGTTTCCCTGAACCCAATCCAACCGGTGCTTGTGGAGAACAGATGACATGTAGTGTCAAAATGATTTAGCCGCCCCACTGTAGCTTTTTAACAACACCCAGGCACGCTGTTAGGTGAAATGGTCGTCTTGTGGATTGTTTCAATCGGCCTGCAAATGGGCCTCAGCTTGTGTGGAATTAGTGAGTGgtgtgtgttattgtgattGGACATTAACGGTTCTGTTTTTCACAGGCGGAGGGAGAAGACAATTTGAAGAAGATGCAGCTGATGGAGCTGGCAATTCTCAATGGGACATACAGAgacaacaacatcaaaacacGTAAGCGAGATGCCATGAACACACATCCACAATTATGGCAATCCATCTAGTTTTCACCACACATGACTAATCTTTTAACTGCATAGACTATATTTAAtcatagaaaacaaaacatttttttctatatttctcATTAACTAATCCTGTTCACCTTCATTAAATTAATGTGTAGTCAGATATCCTGTGTACATACCATCATGTTATCTCTGACCACAAACAGACCTGTCTTTCTCAAGCTCTCCAAACAGTCACTGTTTACCTACCCAACAATGAGTAGGGCAACTTCCATTCTGTTGTACTCCATATTTCTTTCCTCTTCATCCATTcccccccctccatcctccctgCAATCCAGATGCGATCGCTTTAAATCACTTGCTGTTGGCGGACTCTCTTTCAGCAAATTGCTCAACTCTGCATGTCAGTCACTAGCTCACACATGTACAGTGTTTGCTCTTTAAGCACCAAATGCCACATGTTATTCTAGAACCTTTGCATTGACTCCCTGTTTGGTTATGTGATTAATTATCaatcaaaaaataatttcaacaaTATCAGAAACTGGGTTCTTTTACATGCTTGGGCTCAAAGTTATTAAACGAACTCAAAGTGAATAATTTTACTGTTTAATTGGCCTTATTTAACATGATGATGAACTGGCCCACCACCTTCCCATAGTTGCCGCTTGATTTAATCGACCTGTCTATGGGGAAGCTTCTGTCGCACGGCTCACAGCACATGCTAATGCAGAACCacttgaaaaatgatttttgtgtatttatttgtatgttATCCAACTTGAATGGACTGCTGACTGTGTTGGGGGGAACAACTAATGGCGTATGTTCCTTCTGATGCTTGGAGGTCTTCACACCCAGGACTAAATTCCCAATCAGTCTCCACGAAACCTTTATTGAGtctctcctcaacatcaagTCAACAGCTCcatttctgttgtgtgtgttgttttaccCTCACCTGTGCCATTTCTAGTAGATGAATGTGTAGCTGCCATGGTGATTTGTATGCTTCGAATGCACTGGGATGACAGCAGCAttgtgtgctttttgtttttggtgtgatgggttattttttgttttcttttggctatgttttttctttgcagcaAATTGTGGCTTTTGTTGTTCACCACCATGATCATTGCATGGACTAATTTTCCCCTTttgcccctccccctcctctctcctctctaccTGCCACTCTCTGTACCCTCttcttttcctgcttttgtATTTTCACCCTTCACTGTTCATATGTGATTATGATCAACCACACAACACTTttattctctttctttctttctgatcCTGTCCTTTGCTCTCTTGCTTATGGCAGCCACCCTTGCATTTTCTCttgcagcagcggcagcagccgCTCAGGGCCCCCGCCTCATAGCGGCCCCCACGGGTCAGGTGTTGCCTCCCCAGGCACTCCGGCCCCCAACACCAGCTGGGGCGCCCATCATGAACCTCATCCGGCCCACTCAGATGGCTGCCATGCTGCCCAATGGCACCCCCACCCTGGTGCCTCCCACACCGGATGGTGGGCTCATCTACACCACCCCTTACGACTACCCTTACGCCCTGGCACCCACCTCCCTGCTGGAGTACCCCATCGAGCACAGTGGGGTTCTAGGTAAGCGAGCCTGGGGAAGCATAGGTGCGGCAGGTACAGCGCTCAGCTTTAGCCAGCCTGGACACGAGGGCAGCTTGTTTTACCCCGGAGGGGTGCTGGACGCGGCTTCCATGAGCCACAGTCAGGACTTGTTGAAAGGTAAATATGTCGTGTCCACCTGAAGAtcaaaaacaaactcacagagtGGATGTGCTGGTGAAGCTCTAGGTAATGGAATGACCAGCTATGTGGCTCATATGGACACTGTATTCAAATGGCAAAGGGGGACATAGATGACGTTGTGAGGGCTAGGCTCTtggaatttttttatttagactTTCTAGTAACGCTCTCGCCAAACAGTCCTGCTCTCAGGTTTACATCGCTTCTTTTCTGCAAGGTTCATATAGGAGTGCTTGCCTCGGTGTGAGACGAGGCACACTGACAGAAACACGCTCCCATCCATGCAGCCTGCTCTCTAACCCTTTCATGCACTGGCCTGAAGGCATATTCAGTCTGGCGGCAGATCCCCTCGGATTTCTGCAGCTTTTGAAATCATTTCTCTGCGCTGTTCTCTGCAGGCAGGCCTTGATGCCTGCAGATAGTCCCTCTCTCACTCCCACTGGGGATGTTCATTAAATTCCTCCAGTCTTCCCTTTATTCTTCGCCTTCCCCTCTCTCCATTGTGTTAGCCTCACCCCTGTTGAACCTTAGCTCTGTGCTAATACCTGATGCTCCCCTTTATTTCTGTGTCAGGAGTACAGTTCAATATGAGggtctatatattatattaattcTCAGTGGTGCTTTAAGCTTGACACATCTGCTGCCAAAGAGACAACTGTACATCCATTGATGGAATAGAGTCCGATATGAACAACATAGGCTGCACTTAACAAAAGCAAAGCTGTTTATTTTCCACATTAAGACAGAAGAGCCCTTTGTTATATTCTTCCCAGCTTTGATTTGACACCCCTAATGTTGTCCGTGGTATCATctggcagcagcagacacgaGTGTGATTTTTAGCTGACCTGTGTAGTTGAGGTGCCTCTGGGAGTCATGTGTAGAACAGACAGGGGCAGCTGACTGGCTTTTCTCTCTTTAACTTGCAGGGTTACACCAGCTTAGTGCATTTTATTTACTCACACTATCGATCGGTGCCTTCAGCAACGCTGGGCCCTGTGGAACACACTCTCACTcccatactcacacacacattcatgcacttGGCTCAGCTGCCCGTGCTACTGTATCTAGCCACCATTGGCTTGTAGAATAAGGAAATGTCAGGCCATCTGCTTCTTCAGAATAGTGTAGGTGGTGATGTAGTTATAAGCCAAAACACACTCTTAACTTGACAATGCTAGAACAAAATCCTTGCAGATTTTTTGTAACTTATATCACATGTCTCCTCTTCTGGGAGAGCTTGATTTATTTCTTAATGCCCATAcgcatttcttttttgcaaaacTTGAACATACACTGACACGTTTGTTTGTGTCATGTATACGAGGCAGTATCAAGCACTGCAGTGGGAAGAAATCATTTCTGACAAATATAGGAAGAAAGTGACAGCCTCTGCCGCCAGTGAACAGATTGACCTGGAGAGAAGCGGTGAAAGAGGGatagagaaaatgaaagagagagggaaaggcaGGTGGTGTCTGGCACTATTCAATTACCATCAGAGCTGTATTGGATTTCCccacctttcaaaataaagagaCAAATTTCTCTCAATCCCCCTCTGGATCCCAGAGGAagaatcacattatttttttctcttcctccagaCAGCCCAGGAGCCTGTCCCCTTTTCTAAGAATCCTCCTTAGAATTCTGAGCACTGTGGAATTTTATTACTTAAGTTATGCATTTTTAGAGTTAAACTCCCAAAAAAGGTGTATTATGTTTTTTGTACTGCATTTTTCTACacgttaaaaaaaagagagcgagagagaagatATGCGTGGCGTGTGTATATGTACTTTAACCTGTATTATGTTGCTATACTGTGTATTGTTGTATTATCCAAACATTATAATGATAatggttaaaaatgtgaatgttaTTACTGTAAAAGATGACTGTTTTTCCCCTGCTCAAAGTGAACGGTTTCTAACCTTGTGGACCTGTTACAATCTAGGTGCAATGGCTACTAAAGTGAGACGGCATGACACGCGGGTCCATCCTTACCAAAGGATTGTGACCGCTGACAGAGGTCAGTTTAGTCTCCTAGCTACACTCTACTATTGACTGATGAATTTCAATGATTATTATGCCTATTATGCCTCGATGCCTTAGTTAAtttgtatattgtatgtattttatttgttatcCTCTCCCCCCACCCACGTTTTCTAGCCCATACATCCACACACCAGCTAAATGGTTGCTTGTGGTCtgcacattttgtttacatttagtACTGAACATATACATAGACTGTGTATATGTCAAAGCTCAGGCAAAAGTGATCGCAACAGCTTTTTGGTTCATGCAGCTGTGAAGCCAGGACAGGTAGTACTTTGCAGGCAGTGTTGAAGGTGTATAATGACATTCCTCTGATGTGAGATTAGAGCCTAAAATGGGGCGGGCTTGTTCCCATACATGATTTATCTCCTCGGCTCAtaaggagcagagaggaaaaaaatgaaaaaaaaggagaagcatTTCTATACTGTATCTGAGAGAGTTAGCAGGCGGAAGACAAGTAGCCATGCTGCTACCAGGCACCATTTCACCTTGAGATTTaaatttattttgcatttttttatttttctatggaAGATAGACACGCACAGACATAAGCTGAGGTAGCTTGCATTCTCTCCAGTGTATTGCAAATAGACTGAAATAaagctaaatacatttttttaatatttcagttgTACGTGAGGTactgtcattttatatttgagcattttatatcaaatgtatttatggttcttgtgtatatttatattctATAAAAATATACTgctaaataaagagaaagaaTCGGAAAACATCGATTCATCTATTCATTGCACATTTACCACTAGTCACAGTTACCCCCTCACATAACATTAGTTATTGTAAGTCTCCTTACCACTAATCACACCGTTTGTAACTTGCACTTCAACTTGACAGACACTAAAACactagatttttgttttttcttattgtgtgtgtctgttcgaCCTCtctttgcttctgttttttggttttggggGCAATGTGCGCTTAAATTAAACCACCAAGCTACCTGATTCAGGGGTGGGGGCTTTAGTAGTTCGGATCATGACGTGAGCGCGTCATGATTAAAATGAGATTAGCTGGGTTCATCTCACATTGGCAGGGGATTTAGGAGGGGTGGGGCGACATAAGAGATTGCAttcattttattgttaaaatgaTGTCATTCCAGTCTCTTCTTGCTGACACTAATATcctttctatcttttttttctgtttgttttgtttttgtttctaacCACCTAGCCGCCACCGGCAACTAACACATGACCTTCTGACCTCTGAACTCTTCACCCAATGACGAGCCGCCCCAAGCCTGCCTGCTGATCAGTTAACTGGTAATTGCCTTTTGCTAGCCTCTCGGACgcaagtgagagagagagaggcgccTGCCCGTACAGTTACCCTAACACGTTCtgacaaacaaaaatagaaacCAACGCAGaatcttcacagaaacacaacaaacccaACAACAAAGTTGTGttatattcattttttcccTCTGTTCATTGAGTTCAATTCccattctttctctttctttttcttcatgaaTCATACACTGGGTGGATGTGTTTGTGGTATTACTCATAAATCTGCACTGAATTATATAGCAATAAAGACCCCCACCCCGACCCGCCCACCCACCCTCCTGTAATCGCTCTAATTTGGTGACCTCACTTGTATGAATCAAAAGTTCAATATGTATTTGACGCAAACCATTTGGTTTCAGAATAATGACATAATCCCCCGCCCCCTTAAATATAAGAGCCCACCCGCTCCCCATCCTGCTCCAACCCACCCACCTAccgggagagaaaaagaaatagaagGAAAGAGAACATACACTCACATTAACTTGTTTAATTTCTGTCATTATTCACATGTAGTGCAGTTTGTTGAGCTCTAAGATGTAATTATGAGCTGACACATTCTGGGTGTGCACCTCCAAACagcttttctgtctgtttttaaaaaagcatggCTGAAATGATTGCAAAAAGAGCTTTTTatgatttatgtgtttttttcttctgtcttgttttttttttttttccccttttatgtttgagtcattttctcCACTTGGTTTTGGTTTCTCTGTTTATATTTGACTAATTAGCGTTTCTTAAGTTTACCCACAATAAGGCAGGTGGTTAtctctggaaaacaaaacacaatctcATGTTTGATGCAGGCTGCAgagagatagaaagaaagaaagaaagaaagaaagaaagacatgatGAAAGGCAAGATGGGAAGGTTACTATTTGGGATGatgggtttttgtgtgtgtgtgcgtgtttttaATTAATACTACAATGAAAGTAGGGTGTGCTGAGGCTTCGGGGACATTGGCGCAGTGCTTATTAGCGACTGACCATTGCTACGCCCCCCATCCACACTACATCCATTATCCAGTGCCTGATGTATTTAGAGAAATATCTCGATGAGCTAGCTGAGCTGTgatcaaaaagacaaaaaaaaaaaagtattaagtGTGCATATTTAGCCAAAGGGTTTTCCAATGAATTATATATCTGCAATTATGCATCTGTCTCATAGAGGGCTCTCTTTGTGATTTTAGAGTTTGGAAAGGTGTGAATTTGTGGTGCCTGCCTTCAGCTGGATCGGACAGCCAGTCAGTTAGATGATTTTTTCACCcattagtattttttttctgaggtgAATACAGACAATTAACACTAAATCAAACACGCTACTCAATGACAG is from Sparus aurata chromosome 16, fSpaAur1.1, whole genome shotgun sequence and encodes:
- the LOC115565784 gene encoding protein quaking-A isoform X3; the protein is MAFGQTPSELPEPMGPIVHLQEKLFVPVKEYPDYNFVGRILGPRGLTAKQLEAETGCKIMVRGKSSMRDKKKEEQNRGKPNWEHLNEDLHVLITVEDSQARAEIKMRRAVEEVKKLLVPAAEGEDNLKKMQLMELAILNGTYRDNNIKTPAAAAAQGPRLIAAPTGQVLPPQALRPPTPAGAPIMNLIRPTQMAAMLPNGTPTLVPPTPDGGLIYTTPYDYPYALAPTSLLEYPIEHSGVLGKRAWGSIGAAGTALSFSQPGHEGSLFYPGGVLDAASMSHSQDLLKGAMATKVRRHDTRVHPYQRIVTADRGQFSLLATLYY
- the LOC115565784 gene encoding protein quaking-A isoform X2, yielding MAFGQTPSELPEPMGPIVHLQEKLFVPVKEYPDYNFVGRILGPRGLTAKQLEAETGCKIMVRGKSSMRDKKKEEQNRGKPNWEHLNEDLHVLITVEDSQARAEIKMRRAVEEVKKLLVPAAEGEDNLKKMQLMELAILNGTYRDNNIKTPTLAFSLAAAAAAAQGPRLIAAPTGQVLPPQALRPPTPAGAPIMNLIRPTQMAAMLPNGTPTLVPPTPDGGLIYTTPYDYPYALAPTSLLEYPIEHSGVLGKRAWGSIGAAGTALSFSQPGHEGSLFYPGGVLDAASMSHSQDLLKGAMATKVRRHDTRVHPYQRIVTADRAATGN
- the LOC115565784 gene encoding protein quaking-A isoform X1 — its product is MAFGQTPSELPEPMGPIVHLQEKLFVPVKEYPDYNFVGRILGPRGLTAKQLEAETGCKIMVRGKSSMRDKKKEEQNRGKPNWEHLNEDLHVLITVEDSQARAEIKMRRAVEEVKKLLVPAAEGEDNLKKMQLMELAILNGTYRDNNIKTPTLAFSLAAAAAAAQGPRLIAAPTGQVLPPQALRPPTPAGAPIMNLIRPTQMAAMLPNGTPTLVPPTPDGGLIYTTPYDYPYALAPTSLLEYPIEHSGVLGKRAWGSIGAAGTALSFSQPGHEGSLFYPGGVLDAASMSHSQDLLKGAMATKVRRHDTRVHPYQRIVTADRGQFSLLATLYY
- the LOC115565784 gene encoding protein quaking-A isoform X4, with amino-acid sequence MAFGQTPSELPEPMGPIVHLQEKLFVPVKEYPDYNFVGRILGPRGLTAKQLEAETGCKIMVRGKSSMRDKKKEEQNRGKPNWEHLNEDLHVLITVEDSQARAEIKMRRAVEEVKKLLVPAAEGEDNLKKMQLMELAILNGTYRDNNIKTPTLAFSLAAAAAAAQGPRLIAAPTGQVLPPQALRPPTPAGAPIMNLIRPTQMAAMLPNGTPTLVPPTPDGGLIYTTPYDYPYALAPTSLLEYPIEHSGVLGAMATKVRRHDTRVHPYQRIVTADRGQFSLLATLYY
- the LOC115565784 gene encoding protein quaking-A isoform X5 translates to MAFGQTPSELPEPMGPIVHLQEKLFVPVKEYPDYNFVGRILGPRGLTAKQLEAETGCKIMVRGKSSMRDKKKEEQNRGKPNWEHLNEDLHVLITVEDSQARAEIKMRRAVEEVKKLLVPAAEGEDNLKKMQLMELAILNGTYRDNNIKTPTLAFSLAAAAAAAQGPRLIAAPTGQVLPPQALRPPTPAGAPIMNLIRPTQMAAMLPNGTPTLVPPTPDGGLIYTTPYDYPYALAPTSLLEYPIEHSGVLGAMATKVRRHDTRVHPYQRIVTADRAATGN